The following is a genomic window from Rutidosis leptorrhynchoides isolate AG116_Rl617_1_P2 chromosome 8, CSIRO_AGI_Rlap_v1, whole genome shotgun sequence.
gcaatccagcaaaaactctgctgatcttttcacgaaagcacttccaactgctattttcagaacacacgttcataacattggcatgagacatgttcaaaagatgtaacagctgaagcgatgtctacttgagggggagtcaactccatgctgcactctttttcccttagctaaagtttttcccactgggttttctttagcaaggtttttaactaggcagtaatttatagttgatcttcaacaaaataaaattgctatccaagagggagtgttataataataataataataataataataataataatatagatatggataatcaattttggtgtatacatatagtcaattttgatacataaagtatgtatttttatattgaaattttagaCTATAAATActtatgaatgcaagcattaaatttgcaccatttctcacacttacaaagtattTCTTTTTTTCTCTCTATTATCATCTactttcttacacttcattattagtattcttaattaagaatcaaatcactaaagttagttataagcctactgaattataacataataaaACAACTGATACCTAATTATAACATAATAATCTTTTTTAGGGCTTGAAGCAATTCACAAATTCCCAATTTTTCTGCGATGGCTTCTCTTCCACTTCCTTCATTCTTCAAAGCTTTACTACTCCCTTCTGACCCTCATCTGGTACTCATCTTCTTCACATGCATTTCTTATTTATCTGTTTTATTTTAATACTAAATAACACTTGTTCATAAAACTATTGAATTTTGCAGCCATTGCCAATTGAATTTGTGAACAAGCATTTGGGCAACAAAATTCCCAAAGACCCAATAATCCGATTTTCAAATGGAAGCTATTTATGgaaattaaagattataaaaattGGTGATGATTATTGTTTTACACATGGATGGAGTAATGTTGTTGAAGAAATCAAATTAGGTTTTGGGGATATACTGCTATTTAGTCTTGTTGATACATCCACTTTTGATTTGTCGATTTATAACCCAACAGGTTGTCAAAAAGCTTTACCCCCTAGAATTAAGGTTGAAGATAATGTTGTTAGTGTTAGTGTTAGTGTTGTTGTTAATAATAGTTGcaatgttgttgatgatgatgtaaTTGACCATGAAGATGTTGATGAttacgaagaagaagaagattatGAGAATGAgagagaagatgaagatgaagatgaagatgaagatgaagatgaagatgaagatgatgatgatgatgatgatgatgatgatgatgatgatgatgatgacgacgacgaTGGTGGTGTTCatattgatggtgatgatggtgatccTTTTTTTATTTCAACCATCTCAAGAGCCCATAAAAGTACATTGGTAAGATATATACTTACCACTATGATTTATAACATTATTTTATCTCTATTTGATCATTTTATTGCCTGATCAACTCAACAACTTGTAGGGGAGTTCTTAGAGTGCACCCAAACACTTGAGAAATCATAACCTAATTTTGGACTCTTGAGCTAATTTTGTCTCATGAAGATCAGCATGAGCTAGATTAAtgcatatttaatatttttattttaataaagtcTTGATCCACTATGATACATTATTATTTACCACAGCCTGACTTTTTAAAGTCAACTTGCAGCCTTTAATCTTCATTCTTCAAAACATTCTGCAATTCACAACAACCTAAATCATGAATATGTGCACTgtagaccttttttttttttttttgtttttttttgggaAAAGATAAGCTGAAAGTTGACCACAGTCCACAGGAAGTCATTTGGATCCGGTTTGGAAACTTTAATTTTCAACCCAACATTAGGAATTCTGATCTTAGTGTTCTGCAAACAACCTTAAACATAAATATTCAATGACATAATATATCCTTTTAAAAGTCAAACTGCAGCCTTGAACCTTCAAACACAGATTTGGACTAATCGACTTCAACACAACTAATATTTTAGAAAATCTGAAATTGCCATAAAATCTTGAAGAACTTTTTCATTCCAACCTTAAAAAACACGTTCAAGACATATTACTCTAATAACAATGCTGCAAAGCCTGCAAAATAATGACAAAGTTATTTTACTGAGTGAAGTCTCAAGACTAAGCCGTACAGATGTGTTTAAGTGTACCACTTATAAACCTATCAATATAAATACAAcaaacatatatatttttactttttTGATTTGCCTCAAAATAATGACAAAATCATTTTGTTTGTTGGTTTCATTAGCGGCTTCCGACGGAATTTGTGGGGCTGGCCGAACTCGATGCTAAAACAAACATAGTGGTGAAAATTGTTGGCGGACAAGAGTGGCCATTGCAATTGCGGTCGGAAAATTTGAACGGGTCAAAAAGATACTATCTTTCAGGAGGGTGGTCTGAGTTCAGGCAAAGTAATGAACTATCGGAAGGAGATGAAGGCATTTTCAAATTCATTAAAACTGAAGGTAAGTTATGTCTAGTCAAAGTCACCAAGAAAAAAAGATCATCCATGAAAAGTGAAGATAATAAGCAAGGTTATGAGGTGGATATGAAAAGTGAATATGACCTAATGGATGATGATGACAATGTtgacaatgatgatgataatgttgacaatgatgatgatgatgatgatgatgatgatgatggtgatattgACGGTGAAGAtgaaggtgatggtggtggtgaggATGGTGATCTTTTCTTTACGGTTGTCATCACTGCACTCGGAATCTTGGTAAGAATTGGTCAACCCAAATCCAACCCAATTTAATAAACGTGTTGAGTATTTCAACTTCAAACCTCAGTAATCCGTTTTTTTGTACGATCAAACGGGTTTCAGAAGTAATAGCTAATTATTACGAACCATAAAAATGATCATAAATTTCCAAAAATGAGCTAATACCTACCTACTACTATTTAGAGTCAATAACAAAACTTCATTTGTTCATCTTGTAACAAaacattattaaattaattaaaacattTCCGCGTGTTGGTATTATCAGCGGCTTCCTGAGGAGTTTGGGCGTTTGCCCGAAGTGAAAAATGGAAAAAGCATGACAGTGAAGAATCTTAACGGAAAAGAGCAAGAATTGGGCTTGTGGTTGGATAAAGCTTTTAGATATAAGAAGACGAAACATTACGCTTTGTCTACGGGTTGGAATCGTTTTAAAAGAAAGAGTAAATTGAGGTGCGGGGATGAATGTGTGTTCAAGTACATAAGAAGTGAAGGTAAGTTAAGTCTTACAAAGGTCATCAAGAAAAATAGTTTGGATCTGGAAACAACTGAAGATCAAAGTGATGAAGATGaaagtgatgaagaagatgatggtaaTCCTTCCGTTAAGTTCACTGTCACCACACCCTATTGTTGGGTAAGATAAAAAATGAATTTACTATTGTAAAAACTTTCTTATTATAAAAAGGACTATAATATAATGTAACGTTTAAGATGTGCCCTTATAATGTAATGTTTCTggatatttttattgttaatagTGGATTCCAAAGAAGTTTATGGGGTTACCAGGTATAGAAGCTGGAAGAAGCATAACGGTGAAGGATCTTGATGGAAACGAGCATCCATTTTGCTTACGGTTGGATCGGAATACCCGTAAAAGGTACCGTGTGTCGGCTGGATGGGGTCAATTCATACGAAGTAGTAATAAGTTATCACGAGGAGATAAATGTGTAATCACGTTTATCAGAAATGAAGGTAAATTTTGTCTAACAAAATACACCAACAAAAAAAGGCATCATCATGAAGTTGGGAAGAGAAGGAGAGGGAGGTCATCACATGAACATGAAAGTGGTCGTGCTGATGTGGCAGCAGTGAAAAGACCACGTAGTAGGCCAGCCAATCGAAGGCTATCATAGAAAAGATCTGGTGTTGTTTTTTATGACAACTGTTAATGGACTAACTTGGACGGCAACTTCTTTTTTTGGCTGTGGGTTTATTGTAAAGTGTTTTGATACATGTGTTTAGGCAAGGTAGGTGTCAAACTCTTAACATGCTTGTTTTGTGTATATGAATGAATGCTGCAAGATTACTAATTTTTGTTTACTGCGTTTGTTCGTAGATTGCAAGTCATGTGTTACTGTTCAGTTTTCCCACTGCAAATTATATtggtatggatatggatatggatggatatgATAACGTGTGATTGGAACTCTAGATGCAACTGTACAGAAATGTGGCTCGGTCGAGGTAGAAAACTAGATTAAACCATAACATAAGGAAAAGAACAATACATAATAACATTAAGAACACAAGTTCACCATGGGAAAAATGAACTTTTCAGCTATGTCACATTGTGAAACGCAACTTTTTAGTATACTGACCATGACCAGTGTGGACCATATGAGtggattatatttatatttataaattatttatatttatatttatatatatgtatcaattttaaaaAAGAATGTGAAATGTCCATAGTCGTCTGCATTGAAACTTAATAGCATACAAAGATCTTTTGATATATGTTAATTTAAGGGTTAAAGTTACAAATAAGTTATATACTCGTTTTGTTCTAATGTAGGTTATATACATTCAAAACAATACCATTGTAGGTCATAAACTTTAAAAATGTGTGTTAATGTAAATAAAATGTCACCGATTACCTGTTAGACCGATAAACTAATTATGGGTATATTTGACAAGgagctttttagaattttaaaagctTCTAGCTTTTAGGAAAAAGCTCTCATTTAATAAATAGCTTCGTTTGGTAAACATAGCTTAAAGCTTTTATAGATATTGAAAAAGCTCCTATAAGCTATTTATTGAAACGCTTTAAGGATTAGCGTTTAAGAATGTTCACtagttttttgtttttaatttaccTAAATAACCTCTCAAGTGTCAATATATTGTAAGTGCTCACGTAAATCCAACGGACTTCTATTTTTTTTAGTAGAGATACACGAAGTATCAATTTTAAATATACATCAACTagatttttgagcccgtgcgttgcacgggtgtgtaaaaaaccgtgcaaaaaatgtaaattgcagttcatattggtatgtaaatatcgatactaaaataataagaaaagtataagaattatttaagagcccagcccgtgttgttgacaaattttaaaaatttgagtttaagagcccgtggtgttgacaaattttaaaagttcttttgagtttaagagctcgtggtgttgtCAAATATTaacagttcttttgagtttaagagcccgtggtgttgacaaattttaaaagtggttttAAGTGGTGTTactaacttaatgtctacaatttttttctcaccattaatatctttttaattgtATATAAATCATGTATATACTAATATGAGTACATTATAAATTTGTAATGGAACGTAACGTTAGCAAAGTCTAAGTTATATTATTTCAGAATTATTATATACGATTATTTTTTGAATAAACGTGAAACCTGCGAGTCTAATTTAagaaaagttgttagtcatttcagcaaaataatggtactcggggagtcgtcatgtataattaatattataatagttatatttgcgtgttcataaataatttaaggacttaaactgtaaattcaaatcacttccATATTTGTTGCTAAAAGGAAATGCTCTGTGGTAGTGCATAGTAGCTCCGTgtcgaatacaatttattgcgtttagttcgtaaaattatttcgagttgaacggtaatGGCGGTAAAATCTAACTTGCAGCGAACAGAAAGATAAATTCGTTAAAAAGTTTTAGTGGGTTTTTTATTTAGTAATAGAATCTTGTAATATAAAAAATATTTTCCATTATATCTTATCTCTCAAACCCACACCGACCAACTTAACTTGATATCTAATTCACGTCGACCCATGTTTATAACCACCTTTTTATATTggtattctttttatttatttagtaGACCAAAAAATTGTACTCCGTAATTAATTTgccattaattaatttgtaattaatttaataatatatatatatatacaaacatcctaaaataactttcaaccacaattcacaaaaaacttttggtttatatatatgtatatatatatatatatatcgatgtaCTTTCTTAATATAGAGATTATAatacgataatatatatatatatatatatatatatatatatatatatatatatatatatatatatatatacacacactaggttttagagcccgtgcattgcacgggtgtgtaaaagacCGTgcaaaatcaattaagtttatcaaataattacggagtattttttagagctaatatttttaataaaatgataataattgataAAATTACTAAATTGCTAATACTTTATAAAATAGTTAGTGTATGGAGCCCGTGCATTACACGGTAATTAAAAAATAGttaaaaatcactttgcaattttaCTGTAATAGATTttagagctcgtgcgttgcacggtggATAAAATAATTATGCAAAATGAATTGGTTTTGTTTAAATAATTATTCGTTTAAGTTTAAGAGTccgtggtattatatatatatatatgtatatatgtatatatatatatatatatatatatatatatatata
Proteins encoded in this region:
- the LOC139864714 gene encoding putative B3 domain-containing protein REM15; translated protein: MASLPLPSFFKALLLPSDPHLPLPIEFVNKHLGNKIPKDPIIRFSNGSYLWKLKIIKIGDDYCFTHGWSNVVEEIKLGFGDILLFSLVDTSTFDLSIYNPTGCQKALPPRIKVEDNVVSVSVSVVVNNSCNVVDDDVIDHEDVDDYEEEEDYENEREDEDEDEDEDEDEDEDDDDDDDDDDDDDDDDDDDGGVHIDGDDGDPFFISTISRAHKSTLRLPTEFVGLAELDAKTNIVVKIVGGQEWPLQLRSENLNGSKRYYLSGGWSEFRQSNELSEGDEGIFKFIKTEGKLCLVKVTKKKRSSMKSEDNKQGYEVDMKSEYDLMDDDDNVDNDDDNVDNDDDDDDDDDDGDIDGEDEGDGGGEDGDLFFTVVITALGILRLPEEFGRLPEVKNGKSMTVKNLNGKEQELGLWLDKAFRYKKTKHYALSTGWNRFKRKSKLRCGDECVFKYIRSEGKLSLTKVIKKNSLDLETTEDQSDEDESDEEDDGNPSVKFTVTTPYCWWIPKKFMGLPGIEAGRSITVKDLDGNEHPFCLRLDRNTRKRYRVSAGWGQFIRSSNKLSRGDKCVITFIRNEGKFCLTKYTNKKRHHHEVGKRRRGRSSHEHESGRADVAAVKRPRSRPANRRLS